Within Streptomyces sp. SS1-1, the genomic segment CGGCACCGCCGCGCTGGACGTGGTGTGGCTCGGCAGGCGCTCCATAGTCGGCATAGAGCCCGGACGCAAGCTGATCGCATCCGGCAGGATCGCCATGAGCCGGGGCCGCCGGGTGCTGTTCAACCCGAAATACGAACTGAGACCCCTCGGACGGGAGTAGCCGGTGACGTCGCTCGACAAGCCGACCGAAGACACCACCGCAGACGCCGGGCACGACTCCCGCGCGGTGACGGAGGCCGCGCTGTTCGAGGCCTTCGGCGGCATGCGCGGCATGATCGAGACGGTCCTGCCGGGCCTGCTCTTCGTCACGATCTACACGATCGACAAGAACCTGCACATGTCGGCCCTCGCGGCCCTCGCGGTGTCCGTCGTGCTCGTCGTGGTGCGCCTGGTGAAGCGGGACACGGTCAAGCACGCCTTCAGCGGTGTCTTCGGCGTGGCCTTCGGTGTCGTCTTCGCGATGATGACCGGCAACGCCAAGGACTTCTACCTGCCCGGCATGCTCTACACGCTGGGCCTCGCCCTCGCCTACATCATCACGACGCTGTGCGGCGTCCCCCTGATCGGGCTGATCTTCGGGCCGGTGTTCAAGGAGAACCTCTCCTGGCGCACCCGCAACCCCGGCCGCAAGAAGGCGTACGCCAAGGCCAGTTACGCCTGGGGCACGATCCTGCTCGCCAAGTGCGCGATCCTCTTCCCGCTGTACTGGTGGGCCGACACCACCCAGCTGGGCTGGGTGCTGGTCGCCCTGAAGATCCCGCCGTTCCTGCTGGCCGTCTGGCTGACCTGGGTGTTCCTGGCGAAGGCCCCGGCGCCGATCGACGTCTTCGCGGAGATGGAGGCGGCCGAGAAGGCCGAGGAGGAGCGCCTGGCCGCGACGGCCGCCGAGACCGGGGGGACCGGGGCGGCCGGGGAGGCCGGGGGGACCGCCACCGGCGGGCGGCACCGCCGCGACGCCTGAGACACCCGGGATTCCTGGGACCGAGACGACGGAGGGCGCCCCGCACACGCGGGGCGCCCTCCGTCGCCGTAGGAGTCGCGGGATCAGCCGGCCGTGTCCTCACGGCGGACCGACAGCAGGTCCTCCAACTGCTCCTCACGCGCCTGCGCGGCCACGAAGAGGAGCTCGTCGCCCGCCTCCAGGGAGTCCTCCCGGGACGGGGTCAGCACGCGGGTGCCGCGGATGATCGTGACCAGGGACGTGTCCTGGGGCCACTCCACGTCGCCGACCTGCGTGCCGGCCAGGGCCGACTCCTCCGGCAGCGTCAGCTCCACGAGGTTGGCGTCGCCGTGGCTGAAGCGCAGCAGACGCACCAGGTCGCCGACGCTCACCGCCTCCTCGACCAGGGCCGACATCAGACGCGGCGTGGAGACCGCCACGTCCACGCCCCAGGCCTCGTTGAACAGCCACTCGTTCTTCGGGTTGTTCACCCGGGCGACGACCCGCGGGACGCCGTACTCCGTCTTCGCCAGCAGGGAGACGACCAGGTTGACCTTGTCGTCGCCCGTCGCGGCGATCACCACGTTGCAGCGCTGCAGCGCCGCCTCGTCCAGCGACGTGATCTCGCAGGCGTCGGCCAGCAGCCACTCCGCCTGCGGGACGCGCTCGACCGAGATGGCGGTCGGCGCCTTGTCGACGAGCAGGACCTCGTGCCCGTTCTCCAGCAGCTCGCCCGCGATCGAGCGGCCCACCGCGCCGGCACCGGCAATGGCGACCCTCATCAGTGACCGCCCTCCTCATCAGGGCCCTTGGCGAACGCCGCCTCGACCTTGTCGATCTCGTCGGTGCGCATCATCACGTGCACCAGGTCGCCGTCCTGCAGCACCGTCTGCGAGGTGGGCAGGATCGCCTCACCGAGGCGGGTCAGGAACGCCACCCGCACGCCCGTCTCCTCCTGGAGCCTGCTGATCTTGTGGCCCACCCACTCCGCGGAGGTGTGCACCTCGGCGAGCTGCACCCCGCCGGTGGGGTCCCGCCACAGCGGCTCGGCGCCCGAGGGCAGCAGCCGCCGCAGCATCTGGTCGGCCGTCCAGCGGACCGTCGCCACGGTTGGGATGCCGAGGCGCTGGTAGACCTCGGCGCGCCGCGGGTCGTAGATCCGCGCCGCGACGTTCTCCACGCCGAACATCTCGCGGGCCACGCGCGCGGAGATGATGTTGGAGTTGTCCCCGCTGGAGACGGCCGCGAAGGCGCCCGCCTCCTCGATGCCGGCCTCGCGCAGCGTGTCCTGGTCGAAGCCGACACCGGTGACCCGGCGGCCTCCGAAGCCCGGGCCCAGCCGGCGGAACGCGGTGGGGTCCTGGTCGATCACTGCGACCGTGTGCCCTTGCTGCTCCAGGGTCTGCGCCAGAGCGGAGCCCACCCTGCCGCAACCCATGATGACGATGTGCACGGTCCTACCCCGCACTCCTCGATAGGCGTCCGACTTGCGTGAACGTGGCGCTCATAACTCTTCTCTCGAATCGCCGGGCAACAGGCGCGGTCCGGTCGCAGACCGCTGGGCAACATCATGCCGGGCTTTCCCGCCGATGATCCCCCGCGGTTCGCATCGTGGGCCCGGCGGTCCCCGCGCCGGGGTCCCGCGCGCACCCACGGTCCAAGGTAACGTCCGGGCCCCGCCGCCCCGGCCGACGGCGCGGACGCAGGTCACGGCGGTGCGCCGCGCACGGCGATCCCCCGGATGTGCTTCGCCCCTGGCCGTGGGCATACGATTCTCTGTTGTGTCCAAACTGACCGACGTGCCCAAGCGGATCCTCATCGGGCGCGCCCTGCGCAGCGACCGGCTGGCGGAAAC encodes:
- a CDS encoding DUF3159 domain-containing protein; translation: MTSLDKPTEDTTADAGHDSRAVTEAALFEAFGGMRGMIETVLPGLLFVTIYTIDKNLHMSALAALAVSVVLVVVRLVKRDTVKHAFSGVFGVAFGVVFAMMTGNAKDFYLPGMLYTLGLALAYIITTLCGVPLIGLIFGPVFKENLSWRTRNPGRKKAYAKASYAWGTILLAKCAILFPLYWWADTTQLGWVLVALKIPPFLLAVWLTWVFLAKAPAPIDVFAEMEAAEKAEEERLAATAAETGGTGAAGEAGGTATGGRHRRDA
- a CDS encoding potassium channel family protein; its protein translation is MRVAIAGAGAVGRSIAGELLENGHEVLLVDKAPTAISVERVPQAEWLLADACEITSLDEAALQRCNVVIAATGDDKVNLVVSLLAKTEYGVPRVVARVNNPKNEWLFNEAWGVDVAVSTPRLMSALVEEAVSVGDLVRLLRFSHGDANLVELTLPEESALAGTQVGDVEWPQDTSLVTIIRGTRVLTPSREDSLEAGDELLFVAAQAREEQLEDLLSVRREDTAG
- a CDS encoding potassium channel family protein, which codes for MHIVIMGCGRVGSALAQTLEQQGHTVAVIDQDPTAFRRLGPGFGGRRVTGVGFDQDTLREAGIEEAGAFAAVSSGDNSNIISARVAREMFGVENVAARIYDPRRAEVYQRLGIPTVATVRWTADQMLRRLLPSGAEPLWRDPTGGVQLAEVHTSAEWVGHKISRLQEETGVRVAFLTRLGEAILPTSQTVLQDGDLVHVMMRTDEIDKVEAAFAKGPDEEGGH